In Streptomyces sp. DG2A-72, one genomic interval encodes:
- a CDS encoding HNH endonuclease produces MPHVLVLNASYEPLGVVPLRRALVLVLENKAVCLEESGAFMHSATVTVPAPSVVRLKRFVRVPYRGPVPLTRRALFARDGGRCMYCGGVATSVDHVVPRSRGGKHVWDNVVASCRRCNHVKADRHLFEIGWRLRHKPAPPSGLAWRIIGTGHRDPRWLPYLQPYGADDALARIDGAISA; encoded by the coding sequence GTGCCGCATGTCCTGGTCCTGAACGCGTCGTACGAGCCGCTCGGCGTCGTACCGCTCCGCCGCGCGCTCGTCCTCGTCCTCGAGAACAAGGCCGTATGCCTCGAGGAGTCCGGCGCCTTTATGCACAGCGCAACTGTCACAGTCCCCGCACCAAGCGTGGTCCGGCTCAAGCGATTCGTCCGGGTTCCCTATCGGGGGCCCGTTCCTCTTACCCGGCGGGCGCTCTTCGCGCGCGACGGGGGCCGGTGCATGTACTGCGGTGGCGTCGCAACCAGCGTCGACCACGTCGTCCCGCGCAGCCGCGGGGGCAAGCACGTCTGGGACAACGTGGTGGCGTCCTGCCGTCGCTGCAACCATGTGAAAGCCGACCGGCATCTCTTCGAGATCGGCTGGCGGCTGCGCCACAAACCCGCTCCGCCCTCCGGCCTGGCCTGGCGCATCATCGGGACCGGCCATAGGGATCCGCGCTGGCTGCCGTACTTGCAGCCCTACGGCGCGGACGACGCTCTGGCCCGGATCGACGGCGCTATTTCCGCCTGA
- a CDS encoding mechanosensitive ion channel family protein codes for MSLSAVLLAAGSSPSPSPSPSQTTPPAVPSLQDAHESATNAAGWVQQNWSTWLAIGLRVLLILVIAAVLRVAVRRAITKLIERMNRTAQAVDGTALGGLLVNVERRRQRSHAIGSVLRSVASFLIMGTAGLMVLSTFEINLAPLLASAGVAGVAIGFGARNLVTDFLSGVFMILEDQYGVGDTVDAGVASGEVIEVGLRVTKLRGDNGEIWYVRNGEVKRIGNLSQGWATAGVDVTVRPSEDLDRVKAVLTQVGEDMSKEDPWNEMLWGPVEILGLDSVLLDSMVVRVSAKTMPGKSLTVERELRWRIKRAFDAEGIRIVGGLPLQPDDESPADPTAGMSAPSVFSNTSSPQASAASPLTPPSATK; via the coding sequence GTGTCCCTGTCCGCCGTCCTCTTGGCCGCCGGTTCGTCGCCGTCGCCGTCGCCGTCTCCCTCACAGACGACGCCCCCGGCGGTCCCCTCGCTCCAGGACGCCCATGAGAGCGCGACCAACGCCGCGGGCTGGGTCCAGCAGAACTGGTCCACCTGGCTGGCGATCGGCCTCAGAGTCCTGCTGATCCTGGTGATCGCGGCGGTGCTGAGAGTGGCGGTGCGCCGGGCGATCACCAAGCTGATCGAGCGCATGAACCGGACGGCCCAGGCGGTCGACGGCACGGCGCTGGGCGGTCTGCTGGTCAATGTGGAGCGCCGCCGCCAGCGCTCCCACGCGATCGGCTCGGTGCTCCGCTCGGTGGCCAGCTTCCTGATCATGGGCACCGCGGGCCTGATGGTCCTCTCCACCTTCGAGATCAACCTCGCCCCGCTGCTGGCCTCCGCCGGTGTCGCGGGCGTCGCGATCGGTTTCGGCGCCCGCAACCTCGTCACGGACTTCCTCTCCGGCGTCTTCATGATCCTCGAGGACCAGTACGGCGTCGGCGACACCGTCGACGCGGGCGTCGCCTCCGGCGAGGTCATCGAGGTCGGCCTGCGCGTCACCAAGCTGCGCGGCGACAACGGCGAGATCTGGTACGTCCGCAACGGCGAGGTCAAGCGCATCGGCAACCTGTCCCAGGGCTGGGCCACGGCCGGTGTCGACGTCACCGTCCGCCCGTCGGAGGACCTGGACCGGGTCAAGGCCGTCCTCACCCAGGTCGGCGAGGACATGAGCAAGGAAGACCCCTGGAACGAGATGCTCTGGGGCCCGGTCGAGATCCTGGGCCTGGACAGCGTCCTGCTGGACTCCATGGTCGTCCGTGTCTCCGCCAAGACCATGCCCGGCAAGTCCCTCACCGTCGAACGCGAACTCCGCTGGCGCATCAAGCGCGCCTTCGACGCCGAGGGCATCCGCATCGTCGGCGGCCTCCCGCTCCAGCCGGACGACGAGTCGCCCGCCGACCCGACCGCGGGCATGTCGGCCCCGTCGGTCTTCTCGAACACGTCGTCCCCGCAGGCTTCGGCGGCCTCACCGCTGACTCCGCCGAGCGCCACGAAGTAG
- a CDS encoding VOC family protein, whose amino-acid sequence MKPKTVVLSLPVADLDAALRFYRDGLGLSAAAVDEGAVLFELPNLSLFLIEREEYATYTDRAGVATPDAAVAGACVISCAIGSKAEVDDILARAAAAGGSVPKSAGTYDGSYMGYFTDTDGHLWELVSNPQTQSAAAPE is encoded by the coding sequence ATGAAGCCGAAAACCGTCGTCCTCTCGCTTCCGGTCGCCGACCTGGACGCGGCCCTGCGCTTCTACCGGGACGGACTGGGTCTGTCCGCGGCAGCCGTGGACGAAGGCGCCGTCCTCTTCGAGCTGCCGAACCTGTCGCTCTTCCTGATCGAGCGCGAGGAGTACGCGACGTACACCGACCGTGCCGGCGTCGCCACTCCCGACGCTGCCGTGGCGGGCGCGTGCGTCATCTCCTGTGCCATCGGCAGCAAGGCAGAGGTCGACGACATCCTCGCCCGAGCCGCGGCGGCGGGCGGGTCGGTCCCCAAGAGCGCGGGCACCTATGACGGGTCCTACATGGGGTACTTCACCGACACCGACGGGCACCTGTGGGAACTGGTGTCCAACCCCCAGACCCAGTCGGCCGCGGCACCGGAGTAG